The genomic region ATATATCGCGCAGCGCCCCGCTTTCTTCCGTGGTGAACGCTTCGACAAATCCGCGATATAGTCGCGTCTTGTCCTTCTCTTCGATCGGAATTCTTGTCAGGGCCTCCAGGCGTACGTAAACCCTCCCGCCTTCATGCTGAACCGGAATCTTCACATCACGCCCAAGCAGCGTGTAGACCCACTCATTTCGAAAACGCAGGAGCCAGGGAACCTTGACGTCGAGCTTGTACGTCCATACGAACCATCGGAATCCATGTCCGACGGCGAACGCTCCAAGCAGCACACTCGTATAGTACCCGCCCAGATGCACTTTGTTTTGATAGAGCGTCCTCGTTATAGCGGATAGTTGGTCGTCATATTGCCCGACGAGGATACGGTATGCGACTTCAAAGGTCAGCGTCGTATGAATGAATCCGTCATGCTGCAACCACTCGAATCCCAGCACAGCAACCAGGTGCAACGGCAGGGAATAGAGAATGGCTCTGGCAATATCATCGGTCCAACTTTTGGGAAGGACATGGCGAGTGAACGTGCCGGCATAGTAACTCGCTCGTAACACGTAACCGGGAAAAGCCATCACGAGGATGACCAGCGTGATGAAGGCGATGTTTGTCATATCATCTGCGCGCGGTGGTTCAAAAACCACGGTCACGCGTTTACGGATTCGGCGCGACGAAAACCAAGACCTTTAATCGCTGGCCGCTGTCGTTCTTGACTCCGTGTTCCTGCCCCGCAGGCGCCAGCGTTCCCTGACCGGAGCGAAGGACCTGCTGCTCCCCGCCCACCTGAAACGTCCCCTGCCCTTCGAGCACCAAGTACACTTTGTCCTGCTCGCCATGCACATGCCCCTTCTGTTCCTGCCCTGGCTCGAAGCAGTAGACATCGCAGAAAAATCTCGGCGTCTGAAAGATATTGTTCTTCTTCATCTTCTCTTGGCTAAACTGTTGACAATCAGACAGATTGACGACCTTCATTCGAGAGGCTCCTTCCGATGGAGGAAAAATATTTTGATTTCAGAACTGATGCGCATGGCGACGCGAGTATAGCCCGTGACGCCCGGGAAATCAGCCGTCTTCTCATCCCGCTTTGACCGGCTCCTCACGTTTCGGCTACCCTGAGCGGACTGCCATGAATCGAGCCGAGCGACGACGACAAGATTCGTTGAGGGGTTCCAATGATGTGACGCCCTGGCTCAACGAAGGCAAGGCGCATCATCAGGCCGGCCGATTGGCGGAAGCGGAACAGGCCTATCGCCAGGCACTCGCCATCGCGCCCCGCCATCCGGACGCGTTGCACCTCCTCGGCCTGCTGTCCTACCGGATGAACCGGCTGGACGAGGCTCTCGTCCACTTATCCGCCGCGGTCGAGCAGCAGCCGGCATCGGCGCTGTACTGGTTTAACCTCGGCGTGGTGGCACAGAAGGTCGGGAGGCTTTCGCAAGCCGTGACGGCCTATCAGAAAGCCGTCTCGCTGAATCCCCGCCACATGGAAGGTTTGATGAACCTCGGCAATGCGCTCCGGGATCAGGGCAGTCCGGCAGCCGCGATCGAGGCCTACCGAAAGGCCCTTTCGATCAACCCGGCGCATCCGGAGCTGCATAACAACCTGGGTGTCGCACTCAAGGAGCAGGGAGCAGTCGACGATGCGATCGGCTCATTTCGCCGCGCACTGGAGATCAAGCCGCAGCATGTGGAAGCGCTGAATAACTTGGGTCTTGCCCTGATGGAAGCCGGTACTATGCGGGAGGCCATCGCGTCCTTTCAGGCGGCGCTGGCCGTGATGCCCGGCTATCAGAAAGCCCTCTACAATCTCGGCATCGCCTTCATCTGGGTTGGCGACGATGAAAAGGCCGTGTCCTGCTTTTCGCAAATCGCCAGGGCGCGACACGACCATGCACAACCGCCGACGGAACAAACCGCGTATCGATCCCGCGTCAAACACGAAGTCGAGCAGACGCGCCATCTTCTCGATCACGGCCTGCTCGTCGAGGAATATCGACCACATCTCGCTTCACTGATCAGACTGCAGCACCTCCTGGATGAGAACAAGGATCCCGGCAACCGCCTCGCCGTTCCGGCCGGCACTCTTGCTTCGGTCGCGCCGGCGTTCAATCGCATGTTGCGCTGCGAACCGCCTCCACGCACCGAAGGAAGCGCCCTCAACAGCGAACTCGACGTCGCGACGGTCGAAGCCCGTTATCTCGGCAAGCGGCCCGAAACCACGTTCGTCGACGGGCTCGTGAACGATCAGGCGTTGGAAGCGTTGCGCCGATTCTGTTGGGAAGCGACGATCTGGAAAAAGGATTACGAGAACGGATATTGCGGGGCCTTCCTGGGCGACGGGTTTGCCTCCCCGCTCCTGCTGCAGATCGCCGAAGAGCTGCGCCTGAAGTTTCCCCGAATCTTTACTCATCACCGGCTGACGCAGGCTTGGGCGTTCAAACAGGATAGTGCCAGGCGGGGACTCAATATCCACGCCGACGCGGCGGCCGTCAATGTCAACTTCTGGATCACGCCTGATGAGGCGAATCTCGATCCGTCATCCGGCGGGCTGGTCGTCTACGACAAGGAAGCACCCAAAGACTGGAACTTCAAAGACTACAATAGCGACCGCAACAAGCCGGCGATCCTGGCCTGGCTCAAAGAAGTGGGCGCCGCGGCAATCAAGATTCCCTACCGCGCGAACCGCGCCGTGATCTTCAATTCTGACCTTTTCCACGAGAGCGATCACATCGCCTTCAAGGACGACTACCTCAGCCGCCGCATCAACATCACGCTGCTGTACGGCCACCGCTTGAAGGCGTAGCGATTTCTGGCGCCGATGAAAAATGTTTGCGGATAATTCAGGGAGACTTGAACGGACAGCGGATCAAGCGGCTTGGGAGTCTCCGTCTGCAGCAACTCGCTGGTAGGGATGCAGCTCGAGTTGGGTGACGGTGTGCTGCAGGCGAGCCCATTCTTCCGGAGCAAGTGTCACGAATTCCAGACCGAACTGGCGGGGGCGGCTCCATCGGACGACCGCTTCCTGAGCCCTCAACGGCGGCTCGTCCTCCGAAACCTGGATGCGAAGTTCCAGCGACGTACCGGGCCGCACTTCAACGGCACTGTCGATCCGGCATCCGCGCAGCGAGAGATCGACCAGCGCACCGTCTCCCCCCACGATGTTCAACGACGTGAACGAACTGCGAAACCGGACCGGAAATCGCTGGTTCTGCCGTTGTTCTTGTTCCATACTCAGGACCTCTTCATCTCCGAAGGACTCTCACGACGGGCGTTCAAACAGGTTGCTCAGCAAGGCCGCAGCGAGCGAAAAGGCGAGTCGTACGTCATCTGGTACGTCGAGCCTTTGAGTGATGCGAGAACGAAGCTGACGGCCTGTTTTCAACGCTCGTCACCCTTTAATATTGCCAATCGGCCTAAGTTCCGCCACCTTTTTTGTGATTCCGGCGCGATCGACTGTCTCGACCACCTCGGAAATATTCTTGTAGGCGAAGCCCGCTTCTTCCGCGAGTCCCGACATCGATACCGCCTTCACCACGATCCCCCGCTGTTTCATCTGTTGTTGAAGTTGCTCGCCCCGGACCGACT from Nitrospira japonica harbors:
- a CDS encoding PilZ domain-containing protein; the encoded protein is MEQEQRQNQRFPVRFRSSFTSLNIVGGDGALVDLSLRGCRIDSAVEVRPGTSLELRIQVSEDEPPLRAQEAVVRWSRPRQFGLEFVTLAPEEWARLQHTVTQLELHPYQRVAADGDSQAA
- a CDS encoding cupin domain-containing protein, whose product is MKVVNLSDCQQFSQEKMKKNNIFQTPRFFCDVYCFEPGQEQKGHVHGEQDKVYLVLEGQGTFQVGGEQQVLRSGQGTLAPAGQEHGVKNDSGQRLKVLVFVAPNP
- a CDS encoding tetratricopeptide repeat protein, with the protein product MTPWLNEGKAHHQAGRLAEAEQAYRQALAIAPRHPDALHLLGLLSYRMNRLDEALVHLSAAVEQQPASALYWFNLGVVAQKVGRLSQAVTAYQKAVSLNPRHMEGLMNLGNALRDQGSPAAAIEAYRKALSINPAHPELHNNLGVALKEQGAVDDAIGSFRRALEIKPQHVEALNNLGLALMEAGTMREAIASFQAALAVMPGYQKALYNLGIAFIWVGDDEKAVSCFSQIARARHDHAQPPTEQTAYRSRVKHEVEQTRHLLDHGLLVEEYRPHLASLIRLQHLLDENKDPGNRLAVPAGTLASVAPAFNRMLRCEPPPRTEGSALNSELDVATVEARYLGKRPETTFVDGLVNDQALEALRRFCWEATIWKKDYENGYCGAFLGDGFASPLLLQIAEELRLKFPRIFTHHRLTQAWAFKQDSARRGLNIHADAAAVNVNFWITPDEANLDPSSGGLVVYDKEAPKDWNFKDYNSDRNKPAILAWLKEVGAAAIKIPYRANRAVIFNSDLFHESDHIAFKDDYLSRRINITLLYGHRLKA